The following proteins come from a genomic window of Geomonas sp. RF6:
- a CDS encoding MGMT family protein yields the protein MASQISSASGKYAAIYRVVSLIPPGRVATYGQVAGLAGMPGRARLVGYALRSLPNQSGVPWHRVVNAAGRISLRADGGAEDEFQRVRLEAEGIAFERDGRIPLEVFLWHPDPGSL from the coding sequence ATGGCATCTCAGATATCTTCAGCGAGCGGAAAGTATGCTGCCATCTACCGGGTGGTCTCGCTCATCCCACCTGGCCGCGTCGCCACCTACGGGCAGGTCGCGGGGCTGGCCGGAATGCCGGGGCGGGCGCGGCTCGTGGGATACGCCCTCCGCTCCCTGCCGAATCAGTCGGGGGTGCCGTGGCACCGCGTCGTCAATGCGGCAGGACGTATCAGCCTCCGCGCCGACGGCGGGGCAGAGGACGAGTTCCAAAGAGTACGCCTGGAAGCGGAAGGGATAGCGTTTGAGCGAGACGGCCGCATCCCCCTCGAGGTATTTCTGTGGCACCCGGACCCGGGCTCCCTGTGA